From Penicillium psychrofluorescens genome assembly, chromosome: 1, one genomic window encodes:
- a CDS encoding uncharacterized protein (ID:PFLUO_001249-T1.cds;~source:funannotate) translates to MNLGRIGFYFQDNSVDEDTLESKTQLLDIWSGNLQSSFALNGSKVEVTTAVDPHQDIVAITVESDLLSSGQLGINFDFPYPDSNMFDDPYVGDWNNTNVTTTLKSTSRSATIRQKVNENAHFLHAKWSEAGKVSGPLNGTNRYLLTVPGSKTLHLTAFFNLNEGAKCQKSTSEIEDSAAEWWRGYWTSGSFVDLSAADNANATELQRRIILSQYLLAVNSASDYEPQESGLVNNGWFGKFHLEMYFWHSAHFARWNHFDLLWRSQPSMYQKFLPASYERAAHQGYKGARWGKMSDPTGRSSPGYIDAILIWQQPHPMYFAETEFRAFPNNEAAVLEKWDEILTATADFMASYAWFNHTTGVYDLGPPMYTVSEETSPNATINPTFEIAYWRFGLDVAKSWKQRQQQNVPSAWQEVLDKLAPLAVYNGTFPTYEGIPNMWTGNITIESHPAMAGIYGWLPEPASGPPLDMTVVRKTAETIKERWQFPKAWGWDFPLLAMNSLRLGDTQQAIEYLMHNNFEFDDAGYAIGGTNVPTPYMPSSGALLLAVAMMAGGWSNSEGSHFPDDWSAAVEGFLPAI, encoded by the exons ATGAATTTGGGTCGCATTGGCTTCTACTTCCAGGATAACTCAGTCGACGAAGACACGCTTGAAAGTAAAACACAACTTTTGGATATTTGGTCTGGGAATCTCCAGTCGTCCTTTGCTCTAAATGGATCGAAAGTGGAAGTGACCACAGCAGTCGATCCACATCAAGATATTGTGGCAATAACCGTGGAATCGGATCTTTTATCGTCAGGGCAGCTGGGTATCAATTTTGATTTTCCCTATCCGGATTCGAACATGTTCGATGACCCCTATGTTGGAGATTGGAACAATACAAATGTCACAACAACTCTCAAAAGTACCTCAAGAAGTGCTACAATCCGGCAAAAGGTGAATGAGAATGCCCATTTCCTTCATGCAAAGTGGAGCGAAGCTGGGAAGGTTTCTGGGCCATTGAACGGGACAAATCGGTATCTTCTTACAGTACCCGGGTCAAAGACGCTACACCTCACGGCCTTTTTTAACCTGAACGAAGGCGCCAAATGCCAAAAGTCTACCTCCGAAATTGAAGATTCGGCTGCAGAATGGTGGAGAGGATATTGGACGTCAGGGTCCTTTGTGGATCTTTCGGCTGCAGACAACGCAAATGCAACTGAGCTACAGCGACGTATCATATTATCCCAATACCTTTTGGCGGTAAACTCGGCATCTGATTACGAGCCACAAG AGTCCG GCCTGGTTAACAATGGCTGGTTTGGAAAATTCCAT CTCGAGATGTACTTTTGGCATTCAGCGCATTTTGCTCGTTGGAATCACTTTGATTTGTTGTGGCGCAGCCAGCCGAGCATGTATCAAAAGTTTCTCCCGGCCTCCTATGAGCGCGCGGCCCACCAAGGCTACAAAGGCGCCCGCTGGGGGAAAATGTCTGACCCCACAGGGCGCAGCTCTCCAGGATACATCGACGCCATTCTGATATGGCAGCAACCGCATCCTATGTACTTTGCCGAGACTGAATTTCGAGCCTTTCCAAACAACGAGGCTGCGGTCTTGGAGAAATGGGACGAAATACTGACTGCTACTGCTGACTTTATGGCCTCATACGCATGGTTCAATCATACGACAGGGGTTTATGATCTAGGCCCCCCAATGTACACAGTTAGCGAGGAGACCAGCCCCAATGCAACGATCAACCCAACCTTCGAGATAGCTTATTGGAGATTTGGCCTCGATGTGGCCAAAAGCTGGAAGCAACGTCAGCAGCAAAATGTGCCCAGCGCATGGCAGGAGGTGCTAGACAAGCTCGCACCATTAGCCGTATACAATGGGACTTTCCCGACCTACGAAGGGATTCCAAATATGTGGACCGGGAACATCACGATCGAAAGCCATCCAGCCATGGCAGGTATTTACGGATGGCTACCAGAGCCAGCTAGCGGACCGCCGCTTGACATGACAGTCGTTCGCAAGACAGCAGAGACTATCAAGGAAAGATGGCAGTTTCCAAAAGCCTGGGGCTGGGACTTTCCCTTGCTAGCCATGAATTCCCTGAGACTTGGAGATACGCAGCAGGCCATTGAATATCTCATGCACAACAATTTCGAGTTCGACGATGCAGGTTATGCTATTGGGGGTACCAATGTCCCCACACCGTATATGCCAAGCTCTGGTGCTTTACTCCTCGCTGTAGCTATGATGGCAGGAGGATGGAGCAACTCCGAAGGCTCACACTTCCCAGATGATTGGTCTGCAGCTGTTGAAGGGTTTCTACCTGCTATTTGA
- a CDS encoding uncharacterized protein (ID:PFLUO_001250-T1.cds;~source:funannotate), whose translation MKAFCVTAAKVAGVVERTLPKLRDDYILVRVISVALNPTDWKHIDFLAKPGQLVGCDYAGIVEEVGKDVQKDFVKGDRVFGLVHGCNDLQEEDGAFAEYVVDKGDTQWRIPNNISFQQAATLGVGVSTVIQALYQLLDLKWPKNGLSSTDNEGDILIYGGSTATGYLAIQFANLSGYRVIATCSPHNFDLVRDAGADAVFDYRDPGSAAEIRKYTQNSLKFAFDCVATPDSANFCDNAMSSEGGHKASINGGRAIALMSTHASIDPATMKEGNITTSFPLAYTTTGEDLNKAGKFIAARSQDKAYIIAFSSLLEDLLAEGKFKAIRHTVRGQGLHGIAEGLALMREGKVTGEKLVYNIADAA comes from the coding sequence ATGAAGGCATTTTGCGTGACTGCAGCCAAGGTGGCCGGGGTTGTTGAAAGAACACTTCCTAAGCTCCGTGATGACTATATTCTTGTTCGAGTGATCAGTGTTGCTTTGAATCCAACGGACTGGAAGCATATCGATTTTCTTGCAAAACCCGGTCAGCTAGTTGGATGTGACTATGCTGGTAttgtcgaagaagttggcAAAGACGTGCAAAAAGACTTCGTGAAAGGCGATCGCGTATTTGGCCTAGTTCACGGTTGTAACGACttgcaagaagaagatggggCCTTTGCAGAGTACGTTGTCGACAAGGGGGATACGCAGTGGAGGATCCCCAACAACATATCCTTCCAGCAAGCAGCTACTCTAGGCGTAGGTGTCTCTACTGTCATTCAAGCTCTTTACCAATTACTTGACCTCAAGTGGCCGAAAAATGGCCTCTCGTCTACCGACAATGAAGGCGATATCTTGATTTACGGCGGTTCGACTGCAACTGGATATCTGGCTATTCAGTTCGCCAATTTGTCTGGGTATAGGGTGATCGCCACTTGCTCACCCCACAACTTCGATCTTGTTCGCGATGCAGGTGCTGATGCTGTCTTTGACTATCGGGACCCGGGGTCAGCTGCTGAGATTCGAAAGTACACGCAGAACTCTCTTAAGTTTGCTTTTGACTGCGTGGCAACTCCAGATAGTGCGAATTTCTGTGATAATGCCATGTCAAGTGAGGGAGGACATAAAGCCAGCATTAACGGAGGTCGAGCAATAGCCCTTATGTCGACCCACGCCAGCATCGATCCCGCCACTATGAAAGAAGGAAATATCACAACTAGCTTTCCACTTGCCTATACAACAACTGGAGAAGACCTCAACAAGGCCGGCAAGTTCATTGCCGCAAGGTCTCAAGACAAGGCCTATATAATTGCGTTTAGCTCTTTGTTGGAGGATCTCTTAGCTGAAGGAAAGTTTAAGGCGATCCGTCACACGGTCCGCGGGCAGGGACTTCACGGTATTGCTGAAGGCCTTGCTCTGATGAGGGAAGGCAAAGTTACTGGCGAGAAACTAGTCTACAACATCGCGGATGCAGCTTAG